In Streptomyces sp. NBC_00433, a single genomic region encodes these proteins:
- a CDS encoding DUF3883 domain-containing protein — protein sequence MATAVMEAEGCLADLKRGRRAALEIKQVTERMLSPEYKGRVLVELLQNAHDAHPARDGVGRVEIVLDEDEGEHGVLYVANGGRPLGYKNFEALCSIGLSSKRPDEGIGHKGVGFKSVLQLTAAPELYSVVGATSKAFDGFCFRFARDEDFDWLADQVAPGSPEAADQLRANLSSLKVPVPVDDVPSAVAAFRRRGLMTVVRLPLRNVEARQEALRQLNELTDDGVPFELFLDRLGRVSVTHRVGGRGRPSVYTRKVDLLFTSPDLKIQQVTLRRRTRLIMVTAAVDPERAHEAIAAGLESGPLTDDWHALGDSAVVSVAVPAGEPLERGRLYTFLPMGARPTCPVRGFLNAPFHTDVSRRTMTESTQWNDLLLDTAAEACAQAAVLVDEERVTMPAGALIDLMCWEHDQIRRLESAFKAQNRELGDVPFMPVLHPAGARACLRHGKLWLRQDQARVFTPHAVAAAGTEHVVDPLLHSWRIDRLVALGAARGTGLAPSAAVLAGWAEELAAAMDQVDVDGGSWADYYHDLSLCFPRAEEVLKGRKIVLTASGRLVPAGEPGVFFRPEGATDVVSALPLGLTDSIFFVHGGIAWGTRKGARRARGRGWLEEQRLVRDYRPEAVLDVLGEAMRKDRADGEALREYLLFACALWASSSPERGGRRPVIKGLLVPVRNGWVPAAEAMFGEGWAGEQSRTDLTLAQFLARTEGVSRALATAADRLVAPAREICAGTQTDSQTLRRFFEHHHVSHGLAITYVDSYQTVKGRLLNHPSIFPALGALEPNSVERVQWRSAAERWPNRRAVLYQTVEYRPTHRKVAILPGQREYAAFDDESRRQYAELIVHGLDTWPDDALEFRFAGGTDRQGTMWPTPLAAFLSGAPWIPQSGDDESAEAFATAGSVWWWSGREEPPRYLTVASAALRSRQSDGVLKRLELLGVRRWDDPETAADRLRHLPALLRRMPRLRQGRLGHLLRRAYEQAWADLLPPDGLGTGWRSGILPELLVSRAETLDVLAAESEPELVYVADVQGTQQRRLLGQTPLPVLPVDDRALGQRVHAYLEARGRFAVRRTSQAELDIRVDQLPITHAPQVPLLALAGPWLETLMAALVEFDDERSFRAKTPSARRVPQRLRACGVVVARTAVTHIAGLALGDPGDDRSLLHDDPDEPRLVVVCPRQRSDWHVLETAATGLSTLIGAPYMGTSLRLAFIELERSGRAVAEVSEADIASVLGIPMQRLEAVLADRASIRSGSGRLVPVLACIDLVLAEELQRGQEALHDRGELHDWLVTRLDLDRADQLLALVDENDWQRKLSALGVPLAEANRAWQTLGLPTVNNSEAHQRQFQAWLQQNRARLADRIRDVYAATHKAGSRLTDYVRLRSLPGLEPDPQWGLAYWVLPTDLLDAHAEAWAASHLPPAPAGQHPPRSVAEAHEGGVDNVHTLLPRLRARMEAWLNRQGREGPSLPSATEVASAMDAEGLLDFEPIGVRTLISWLQTHGNWPEGMPATDRAADLGLNDPTPLTPIPSGGSTPFRTTTGPSLHLNGRAIPIGPDQLRDLARQIAADLTPDQLAPSPQPGARLAPVLPRQRTTSAVTSRAGGYRVVPRDTQKDRAVGLAGEVAAAAWLERQYGVAREESWKSGLRQYVFADGTGDDSLGYDFLIHDGDRTLLYEVKASTGDRGEFELGESEVERASHLRPGETYTIVYVSHVLDSTNRRITPLPNPFSAPGLAGYSLVGTAMRLRFELPPTPGT from the coding sequence GTGGCGACGGCGGTCATGGAGGCCGAGGGGTGCCTCGCGGACCTTAAGCGCGGACGCCGTGCTGCCCTCGAGATCAAACAGGTCACCGAGCGGATGCTCTCGCCCGAGTACAAGGGGCGCGTGCTCGTGGAGCTGCTTCAGAACGCCCACGACGCGCACCCCGCCCGGGACGGCGTCGGCCGCGTCGAGATCGTGCTCGATGAAGACGAGGGCGAACACGGCGTCCTGTACGTGGCGAACGGCGGCAGACCCCTCGGGTACAAGAACTTCGAAGCGCTGTGCAGCATCGGCTTGTCAAGCAAGCGCCCCGATGAGGGCATCGGCCACAAGGGAGTCGGCTTCAAGAGCGTCCTGCAACTCACGGCCGCCCCAGAGCTATACAGCGTCGTGGGGGCAACGTCGAAAGCATTTGACGGATTCTGCTTCCGTTTCGCCCGAGACGAGGACTTCGACTGGCTGGCGGACCAGGTTGCGCCCGGCAGTCCGGAGGCCGCCGACCAGCTGCGCGCGAACCTGTCGTCGTTGAAGGTCCCGGTGCCGGTTGACGACGTCCCGTCCGCAGTGGCGGCCTTCCGACGACGGGGACTGATGACCGTGGTCCGGCTCCCGCTGCGGAACGTCGAAGCTCGGCAGGAGGCGCTACGCCAGTTGAACGAGCTGACCGACGACGGGGTGCCTTTCGAACTCTTCCTGGACCGGCTCGGCAGGGTGTCCGTGACGCACCGGGTGGGCGGCCGGGGGCGCCCGAGCGTCTACACACGCAAGGTGGACCTTCTCTTCACCTCGCCCGACTTGAAGATCCAGCAGGTCACACTGCGCCGTCGTACCCGCCTGATCATGGTGACGGCTGCCGTGGACCCTGAGCGCGCACATGAGGCCATCGCCGCCGGCCTCGAATCCGGACCGCTGACAGACGACTGGCACGCCCTGGGCGACTCGGCCGTGGTCAGTGTGGCGGTGCCCGCGGGCGAGCCGCTGGAACGCGGCAGGCTGTACACGTTCCTGCCCATGGGCGCGCGGCCAACCTGTCCGGTCCGCGGGTTCCTTAACGCTCCGTTCCACACCGACGTGAGTCGGCGCACCATGACGGAGTCCACACAGTGGAACGACCTGCTGCTCGACACTGCGGCTGAGGCCTGCGCGCAGGCGGCCGTTCTGGTCGACGAGGAACGCGTCACGATGCCCGCGGGTGCCCTCATCGACCTGATGTGCTGGGAGCACGACCAGATCCGGCGCCTCGAGTCGGCGTTCAAGGCACAGAACCGTGAGCTCGGCGACGTGCCATTCATGCCGGTACTGCATCCCGCGGGCGCCCGAGCCTGTTTGCGGCACGGCAAGTTGTGGCTCCGCCAGGACCAGGCCCGCGTGTTCACTCCGCATGCCGTGGCTGCTGCGGGAACCGAGCACGTCGTCGATCCCCTCCTCCACTCCTGGCGGATCGACCGGCTGGTCGCGCTGGGCGCGGCCCGGGGCACGGGGCTGGCCCCGTCAGCAGCCGTACTCGCAGGCTGGGCCGAGGAACTCGCGGCGGCCATGGACCAAGTGGACGTTGATGGTGGGAGTTGGGCGGACTATTACCACGACCTCTCCCTCTGTTTCCCTCGCGCCGAGGAGGTGCTGAAGGGCAGGAAGATCGTCCTCACCGCCAGCGGGAGACTCGTCCCGGCCGGGGAGCCCGGGGTGTTCTTCCGCCCGGAAGGGGCCACGGACGTCGTGTCCGCTCTTCCGCTGGGCCTCACCGACAGCATCTTCTTCGTCCATGGCGGGATCGCCTGGGGGACCCGAAAGGGCGCACGGCGGGCGCGCGGCCGGGGCTGGTTGGAGGAGCAGCGGCTGGTGCGGGACTACCGGCCCGAGGCTGTCTTGGACGTGCTGGGCGAGGCCATGCGTAAGGACCGTGCGGACGGGGAGGCATTGCGGGAGTACCTTCTGTTCGCCTGCGCCCTGTGGGCGTCGTCGTCCCCGGAACGCGGCGGCAGACGCCCCGTGATCAAGGGGCTGCTGGTGCCAGTACGCAATGGCTGGGTGCCGGCCGCCGAGGCCATGTTCGGCGAGGGTTGGGCGGGCGAGCAAAGCCGGACCGACCTTACGCTGGCCCAGTTCCTCGCCCGTACCGAGGGGGTCTCCCGGGCACTGGCCACCGCCGCGGACCGGCTCGTCGCGCCGGCTCGTGAGATCTGCGCCGGTACCCAGACCGACTCGCAGACGCTGCGGCGCTTCTTCGAACACCACCATGTCAGCCACGGCCTGGCAATCACGTACGTCGACTCCTACCAGACAGTGAAGGGACGGCTTCTCAACCACCCGTCCATCTTTCCCGCACTCGGAGCGCTGGAGCCGAACTCGGTCGAACGCGTTCAATGGCGCTCCGCCGCTGAGCGATGGCCCAACCGACGCGCCGTCCTCTACCAGACCGTCGAGTACCGCCCGACGCACAGGAAGGTGGCCATCCTCCCCGGACAGAGGGAGTACGCCGCCTTCGACGACGAGAGCCGCCGCCAGTATGCGGAGCTTATCGTCCACGGCCTAGACACTTGGCCCGACGACGCCCTTGAGTTCCGCTTCGCGGGCGGCACCGACCGTCAGGGCACAATGTGGCCGACTCCACTGGCGGCTTTCCTCAGCGGAGCGCCGTGGATTCCCCAGTCGGGCGACGACGAGAGCGCCGAGGCCTTCGCTACGGCCGGCAGCGTGTGGTGGTGGTCGGGCAGGGAGGAGCCGCCTCGGTACCTCACTGTCGCATCAGCCGCGCTGCGTAGTAGGCAGTCGGACGGCGTGCTCAAACGCCTGGAGCTGCTCGGCGTGCGCCGCTGGGACGACCCCGAGACCGCCGCGGACCGGCTTCGTCACCTGCCTGCCCTACTGCGCCGCATGCCCCGGCTACGGCAGGGACGCCTCGGACACCTGCTGCGCAGGGCCTACGAACAGGCATGGGCGGACCTTCTGCCTCCGGATGGGCTCGGCACCGGATGGCGGTCCGGGATCCTGCCCGAACTCTTGGTAAGCCGAGCCGAGACGCTCGATGTCCTCGCAGCCGAGTCCGAGCCTGAGCTGGTCTATGTGGCCGACGTGCAAGGAACCCAGCAGCGGAGGCTGCTCGGTCAGACACCGTTGCCCGTCCTCCCGGTCGACGACCGGGCTCTGGGCCAGCGCGTCCACGCCTACCTAGAGGCGCGGGGCCGTTTCGCCGTCCGGCGGACTAGCCAGGCGGAGCTTGACATCCGGGTCGACCAGCTGCCCATTACCCACGCGCCCCAGGTACCGCTGCTCGCCCTGGCCGGTCCTTGGCTGGAGACCCTCATGGCCGCGCTGGTGGAGTTCGACGACGAACGGTCCTTCCGAGCCAAGACTCCCTCCGCGCGTCGCGTCCCGCAACGGCTCCGGGCCTGTGGCGTCGTCGTGGCACGGACCGCGGTCACCCACATCGCCGGACTCGCCCTCGGTGATCCCGGCGACGACCGCTCCCTCCTGCACGATGATCCGGACGAACCGCGCCTCGTCGTTGTCTGCCCGCGGCAACGCTCCGACTGGCATGTGCTGGAGACCGCCGCGACCGGCCTGAGTACGCTGATCGGCGCGCCATACATGGGCACATCTCTACGACTGGCGTTCATCGAACTGGAGCGTTCGGGCCGGGCCGTTGCGGAAGTCTCCGAGGCGGACATTGCCTCCGTGCTTGGCATTCCGATGCAGCGCTTGGAGGCCGTGCTCGCCGACCGCGCCTCGATCCGCTCGGGCAGCGGCCGACTTGTCCCGGTACTCGCCTGTATCGACCTCGTCCTCGCGGAGGAACTTCAACGAGGGCAGGAGGCCCTGCACGATCGTGGCGAACTCCATGACTGGCTCGTCACCCGGCTCGATCTCGACCGCGCCGACCAATTGCTGGCTCTCGTGGACGAGAACGACTGGCAGCGCAAGCTGTCTGCGCTGGGAGTGCCCCTGGCCGAGGCAAATCGTGCCTGGCAGACACTGGGCTTGCCGACCGTCAACAACTCGGAGGCCCACCAACGACAGTTCCAGGCCTGGTTACAGCAGAACCGGGCCCGACTAGCCGACAGAATTCGTGACGTGTACGCGGCCACCCACAAGGCGGGCAGCCGCCTCACAGATTACGTCCGGCTGCGATCGCTCCCCGGACTCGAGCCAGACCCCCAGTGGGGACTCGCCTACTGGGTCCTCCCCACCGACCTACTCGACGCCCACGCCGAGGCCTGGGCTGCCTCCCACCTGCCTCCGGCGCCGGCCGGGCAGCACCCGCCACGTTCAGTCGCCGAGGCACACGAGGGTGGTGTTGACAACGTACACACGCTCCTTCCCCGCCTGCGCGCCCGGATGGAGGCTTGGCTCAACCGCCAGGGCCGTGAGGGTCCCTCGCTGCCATCGGCCACCGAGGTCGCGTCGGCGATGGACGCCGAGGGCCTGCTCGACTTTGAGCCGATCGGCGTCCGCACGCTGATCTCCTGGCTCCAGACGCACGGCAATTGGCCCGAGGGCATGCCCGCCACGGACCGGGCGGCTGACCTTGGTCTCAACGACCCCACACCCCTCACGCCGATCCCATCGGGCGGCAGCACCCCGTTCCGCACCACCACGGGCCCATCGCTCCACCTCAACGGCCGCGCAATCCCTATCGGCCCGGACCAACTGCGTGATCTCGCACGACAGATCGCCGCCGACCTCACCCCCGACCAACTCGCCCCCTCTCCGCAGCCTGGCGCACGGTTGGCGCCTGTACTCCCGAGGCAACGAACCACCTCCGCAGTCACCAGTCGCGCCGGGGGATACCGGGTCGTCCCCCGGGACACCCAGAAGGACAGGGCTGTCGGACTCGCAGGAGAGGTGGCAGCGGCCGCCTGGCTGGAGCGGCAGTACGGGGTCGCCCGCGAGGAATCTTGGAAGTCGGGGCTACGCCAATACGTCTTCGCCGACGGCACAGGCGATGACAGCCTCGGCTACGACTTCCTCATCCATGACGGAGATCGCACCCTTCTGTACGAAGTCAAGGCCTCGACCGGGGACCGGGGCGAGTTTGAACTCGGCGAGTCCGAAGTCGAACGAGCAAGTCATCTCCGTCCGGGAGAGACGTACACCATTGTCTACGTTTCCCATGTTCTCGACAGCACCAACCGACGCATAACCCCTCTCCCCAACCCGTTCAGCGCCCCTGGTCTCGCCGGGTACAGCCTCGTCGGCACGGCCATGCGCCTGCGGTTCGAACTACCGCCCACACCCGGAACCTGA
- a CDS encoding LLM class flavin-dependent oxidoreductase, protein MIRRHAGGVSKVVILPIYRWAAEGREVWQRAEALGFHAAYTYDHLSWRVPFRDGPWFGAVPTLTAAAAVTERMRLGTLVTSVKPRSPTAG, encoded by the coding sequence ATGATCAGGAGGCACGCTGGGGGCGTTTCGAAGGTCGTGATTCTGCCGATTTACCGTTGGGCCGCCGAGGGGCGGGAGGTGTGGCAGCGGGCCGAGGCTCTCGGGTTTCACGCCGCGTACACCTACGACCACTTGTCGTGGCGGGTGCCCTTTCGGGACGGGCCCTGGTTCGGAGCGGTGCCGACGCTGACCGCCGCTGCGGCGGTCACCGAGCGGATGCGGCTCGGGACGCTGGTGACGTCAGTCAAGCCGCGTTCACCTACCGCGGGCTGA
- a CDS encoding DNA-binding protein, which produces MSGTLVLDSEALSKLSRRHHDMTVWLDVARTLDLLIVTSAATLVEARDPKVVQAAFDVAVSLTKVRPITEETARAASKLLAAEGLHGHKYAIDAMLAATAHAEHGEVTIVTSDVDDLRRLCHPRIAIEPI; this is translated from the coding sequence GTGAGCGGCACTCTTGTCCTGGACAGCGAAGCCCTCTCGAAGCTGTCCCGGCGGCACCATGACATGACGGTGTGGCTGGACGTCGCTCGAACCCTCGATCTGCTGATCGTGACCAGTGCGGCAACCCTGGTCGAGGCGCGCGATCCCAAGGTCGTACAAGCGGCGTTCGACGTCGCCGTCTCCCTCACCAAGGTGCGACCGATCACCGAAGAGACCGCCCGCGCCGCGAGCAAGCTTCTGGCCGCGGAGGGGCTTCACGGCCACAAGTACGCCATCGACGCGATGCTGGCTGCCACCGCACACGCGGAACACGGCGAGGTGACCATCGTGACCAGCGACGTGGATGACCTGCGCCGACTGTGCCATCCGCGAATCGCGATCGAGCCGATCTGA
- a CDS encoding IS481 family transposase, whose protein sequence is MPHRNAPLTETGRLRLARCVVDDGWPLRRAAERFQVSPTTAHRWASRYRELGEAGMSDRPSRPHHSPTRTPTRTERRIIKVRVLRRWGPARIAYLLGLNPATVHRVLTRFGLARLAHLDRATSQVIRRYEHAAPGDLVHVDIKKLGNIPDGGGHRALGRQAGRKNRAKAGMSFLHNAVDDHSRLAYSEILTDERKETAAGFWQRAHTYFAEAGITVQRVLTDNGACYKSHLWRDTLAAAGITHKRTRPYRPQTNGKVERFNRTLLDEWAYAKPYRTETERREAYPLWLHTYNHHRGHTALKGQPPASRIPNLTGQYN, encoded by the coding sequence ATGCCCCACCGTAATGCACCCCTGACCGAGACTGGTCGCCTGCGTCTGGCCCGCTGCGTCGTGGACGACGGCTGGCCCCTGCGCCGCGCGGCTGAGCGCTTCCAGGTCTCGCCCACAACAGCTCACCGGTGGGCGTCCCGCTACCGTGAGCTCGGCGAGGCCGGGATGTCCGACCGCCCATCGCGCCCGCACCACAGCCCGACCCGGACGCCGACCCGGACCGAGCGGCGGATCATCAAGGTCCGTGTCCTGCGCCGGTGGGGACCGGCCCGTATCGCCTATCTGCTGGGGCTGAACCCGGCCACCGTGCACCGCGTCCTGACCCGCTTCGGCCTCGCCCGCCTGGCCCACCTGGACCGCGCCACCAGCCAGGTGATCCGGCGCTATGAGCACGCCGCCCCCGGCGACCTTGTGCACGTCGACATCAAGAAACTCGGCAACATCCCGGACGGCGGCGGCCACAGGGCCCTGGGCCGGCAGGCAGGCCGCAAGAACCGGGCCAAGGCCGGGATGAGCTTCCTGCACAACGCCGTCGATGACCACTCCCGCCTGGCCTACAGCGAGATCCTCACCGACGAGAGGAAAGAGACCGCCGCCGGGTTCTGGCAGCGCGCCCACACCTACTTCGCCGAAGCCGGGATCACCGTCCAGCGCGTCTTGACCGACAACGGCGCCTGCTACAAGTCCCACCTGTGGCGCGACACCCTGGCAGCGGCTGGGATCACTCACAAGCGCACCCGCCCCTACCGGCCACAGACCAACGGGAAGGTCGAGCGGTTCAACCGGACCCTGCTGGACGAGTGGGCCTACGCCAAGCCATACCGGACCGAGACCGAACGACGCGAGGCATACCCCCTCTGGCTCCACACCTACAATCACCACCGCGGACACACCGCACTCAAAGGCCAACCACCCGCCAGCCGCATCCCCAACCTCACGGGTCAGTACAACTAG
- a CDS encoding CBS domain-containing protein: MSLDLANAGLTTEPDFAKGPLDDEIRVVPLRDGMPTAPSVPDAPPIGKQDDHAAEASENPATTSVPSSSSAAPSPEPSASASANAHSDAGEVDDGVSVPPEYGQGEDPLGLLPQSAMRVGAIPSAGQGVSSVMPEDSLARAMGAMAELGYSQLPVLDSIGKLQGVVTWASIAHMHATGRTPSVPNALTSEFHVVDAATHLLSALPFIQAHGFVLVRNRAGELIGIVTTADLASEFVSVAGPFFTLGEIERRLRRCLGRVYGEEDVRQVHKDRRRRSVDQLMFGEYIRLLDDELRWKKLNWPGVDRTHFVGLLRHVKNVRNTVMHFNGGPLHDDQLAMLDRFVGILRSYDPDRSPW, translated from the coding sequence GTGAGCCTCGACCTGGCCAACGCGGGACTGACGACAGAGCCGGACTTTGCGAAGGGGCCGCTCGACGACGAGATCCGAGTGGTACCGCTACGTGACGGGATGCCCACTGCGCCCAGCGTCCCGGACGCGCCACCGATCGGGAAGCAGGACGACCACGCTGCCGAGGCGTCCGAGAATCCTGCAACGACGTCGGTGCCTTCGTCCTCCTCGGCGGCACCGTCGCCGGAGCCGTCCGCTTCGGCCTCGGCCAACGCTCACAGCGATGCCGGTGAGGTGGACGACGGCGTATCCGTTCCACCGGAATACGGACAAGGTGAAGACCCCCTCGGTCTGTTGCCGCAGTCAGCGATGCGGGTCGGCGCCATTCCCAGTGCTGGGCAAGGGGTTTCCTCGGTGATGCCGGAGGACTCACTGGCACGAGCCATGGGTGCCATGGCCGAGCTCGGGTACTCGCAACTGCCGGTGCTGGACTCGATCGGCAAACTCCAGGGTGTGGTCACATGGGCTTCGATCGCCCACATGCACGCCACCGGTCGGACGCCAAGCGTCCCGAACGCACTCACCAGCGAATTCCACGTCGTGGACGCCGCGACGCATCTGCTGTCCGCGCTGCCATTCATCCAGGCACATGGATTCGTCCTCGTCCGCAATCGTGCAGGCGAGCTGATCGGTATCGTCACCACCGCCGATCTCGCGTCCGAGTTCGTGTCTGTCGCCGGTCCCTTCTTCACCCTCGGTGAGATCGAGCGCCGACTCCGCCGCTGCCTGGGACGTGTCTACGGCGAGGAAGACGTCCGGCAGGTACACAAGGACCGCCGTCGTCGCAGCGTCGACCAGCTGATGTTCGGTGAGTACATCCGGCTGCTCGATGACGAACTGCGCTGGAAGAAGCTCAACTGGCCCGGCGTGGACCGTACTCACTTCGTCGGTCTCCTGCGGCATGTGAAAAATGTCCGGAACACAGTGATGCACTTCAACGGTGGCCCTCTCCATGATGACCAGCTGGCCATGCTGGACCGGTTCGTGGGCATCCTCCGCAGTTACGACCCCGACCGCAGCCCCTGGTGA
- a CDS encoding DNA-binding protein: MSGTLVLDSEALSKLSRRHRDMTVWLDVARTLDLLIVTSAATLVEARDPKVAQEAFDFAVSLTKVRPITEETARSASKLLVAEGLHDHKYAIDAMLAVTAHAEHGDVTVVTSDVGDLRRLCHPRIAIEPI; encoded by the coding sequence GTGAGCGGCACTCTCGTCCTGGACAGCGAGGCTTTGTCGAAGCTGTCGAGGCGGCACCGCGACATGACGGTGTGGCTGGACGTCGCCCGAACCCTCGATCTGCTGATCGTGACCAGCGCGGCAACGCTGGTCGAGGCGCGCGATCCCAAGGTCGCCCAGGAGGCATTCGACTTCGCGGTCTCCCTCACCAAGGTGCGACCGATCACGGAAGAGACCGCCCGCTCCGCGAGCAAGCTTCTGGTCGCCGAGGGACTTCATGATCACAAATACGCTATTGACGCGATGCTGGCGGTTACCGCCCATGCGGAACACGGTGATGTGACGGTCGTGACCAGCGACGTGGGCGACCTGCGCCGGCTCTGCCATCCGCGCATCGCAATCGAGCCGATCTGA
- a CDS encoding DUF262 domain-containing protein, with the protein MALDGPSLGKMLDDVAVGKIQLPDFQRQWKWDDDRISALLATVTLDYPLGVAMTLETGGESQFKARPLHGTPVSPGTVPEQLLLDGQQRLTSLFQALRSGQAVETSDARNKPVRRWYYIDISMAVGEGTDRDEAIRSIPEDRLVRGPFGRTLLDLRSRDAECAQGFFPLNLIFDADGTGKWQRTYVSAAEDRWDIWSAFQAKVIDTVKGFKVPLIRLPKETRKDAVCSVFERVNTGGVVLNVFELLTATYAGDAGYTREHGKDFSLSQEWLTTKSMLSAAFPVFGSIDRDSRQETGLTSLDFLQAMALTQTWQRKQQYLAANPGAASPPAVSCKRRDLLHLPLSDYTALAPEVTSAFAWAGHFLASQHIFRERDLPYGSQLVPLAAIAALLGNARREPKVQEGLARWYWCGVLGELYGGVTDTRFVRDVEQVIPWLTEGGPEPDTISEASFQEQRLHRLTSRNSAAYKGVHALLMKEGAVDWAFQEEEISEQNLTGWSVDIRQIFPKAWFERTAPDPTRMTSIVNKTALSYRAYQTIGANSPSVYLAALEKEAGTSGDWLDDVVGTHHIDPRTLRTDDFDTFYRDRAERLLGLVERAMGKAVVREGSDSGRE; encoded by the coding sequence GTGGCACTGGACGGCCCGAGCCTGGGCAAGATGCTCGATGACGTTGCTGTCGGAAAGATCCAATTACCGGACTTTCAACGTCAGTGGAAGTGGGACGATGATCGCATCAGTGCCCTGCTGGCCACCGTGACACTCGACTACCCGCTCGGTGTGGCCATGACGCTCGAGACCGGCGGGGAGTCCCAGTTCAAAGCGAGGCCGCTGCACGGCACCCCGGTCTCCCCGGGAACCGTCCCGGAACAGCTCCTGCTCGACGGGCAGCAGCGTCTGACCTCACTCTTCCAGGCCCTGCGGTCGGGCCAGGCTGTGGAGACGAGCGATGCCCGCAACAAGCCCGTGCGCCGTTGGTACTACATCGACATCTCCATGGCCGTCGGAGAAGGAACCGACCGGGACGAGGCTATCCGCTCGATCCCCGAAGACCGCCTGGTACGAGGCCCCTTCGGCCGGACGCTGCTCGATCTGAGGAGCCGGGACGCGGAGTGCGCGCAGGGCTTCTTCCCCCTGAACCTGATCTTCGATGCCGACGGCACCGGCAAGTGGCAGCGCACCTACGTCAGCGCAGCCGAGGACCGGTGGGACATCTGGTCGGCCTTCCAGGCAAAGGTCATCGACACCGTCAAGGGCTTCAAAGTGCCGCTGATCCGCCTGCCCAAGGAGACGCGGAAGGACGCGGTGTGCTCGGTCTTCGAGCGAGTGAACACCGGGGGTGTCGTACTCAACGTGTTCGAGCTCCTCACGGCAACCTATGCCGGGGATGCCGGCTACACCCGGGAACACGGAAAGGACTTCAGTCTCAGCCAGGAATGGCTGACGACCAAGTCCATGCTCAGTGCCGCGTTTCCGGTCTTCGGCTCCATCGACCGGGACAGCAGGCAGGAGACCGGGCTTACAAGTCTGGATTTCCTTCAGGCGATGGCGCTCACACAGACCTGGCAGCGCAAGCAGCAGTACTTGGCGGCCAACCCCGGCGCTGCCAGCCCGCCGGCAGTCAGCTGCAAGCGCCGCGACCTGCTTCACCTACCGCTGTCCGACTACACTGCGCTAGCTCCCGAGGTCACCAGCGCCTTCGCCTGGGCCGGCCACTTCCTGGCGTCGCAGCACATCTTCCGTGAGCGCGATCTGCCCTACGGGTCGCAGCTGGTCCCGCTCGCCGCCATCGCGGCGCTCTTGGGGAACGCGCGACGAGAGCCAAAGGTCCAGGAAGGGCTGGCGCGCTGGTATTGGTGCGGCGTCCTCGGCGAACTCTACGGCGGAGTCACGGACACCCGGTTCGTCCGCGACGTGGAACAGGTGATCCCATGGCTGACGGAAGGCGGTCCCGAGCCGGACACCATCTCTGAGGCGTCCTTCCAGGAACAACGCCTTCACCGGCTCACCTCACGCAACAGCGCCGCCTACAAGGGCGTGCACGCGCTGCTGATGAAGGAAGGCGCAGTGGACTGGGCCTTCCAGGAGGAAGAGATCAGCGAACAGAACCTGACCGGATGGTCTGTCGACATTCGGCAGATCTTCCCGAAGGCGTGGTTCGAGCGCACCGCGCCGGACCCCACCCGAATGACGAGCATCGTCAACAAGACCGCGCTCTCCTACCGGGCGTACCAGACCATCGGCGCCAACTCTCCTTCCGTTTACCTCGCGGCTCTGGAGAAGGAGGCCGGCACCAGCGGCGACTGGCTCGACGACGTGGTCGGAACCCATCACATCGACCCAAGGACCCTGCGCACGGACGACTTCGACACGTTCTATCGCGACCGCGCCGAGCGCCTGCTGGGCCTGGTGGAGAGAGCAATGGGCAAGGCCGTTGTCCGTGAAGGGTCGGACAGCGGCCGTGAGTGA